Below is a window of Corynebacterium kalinowskii DNA.
GGCGAGTTCAGCTTGGTGGTGACCTCCCCAGGGTGGAACCCCAAGACGCCGGTGCTTGTCGACGCCCATTTGGCGCACATTCCTGTCATCGGCGATGTCGAGTTGGCATGGCGGCTCGATCAAGCTGGCGCCTTTGGCCAGCCACACACATGGGTTGCGATCACCGGTACCAACGGCAAAACCACAACAACTGCGATGACCACGGCCATGTTGCAGAAGTCGGGGATGAAAGCGGCATCTGTTGGCAACATTGGTGTTGCCGTCGGCGATGCACTGCAGTCCAACGAGCGCATCGACATCTTGGTTGCCGAACTATCCAGCTTTCAGCTGCACTGGTCGGACTCGTTGCGTCCCGCAGTTGGATGCTTGCTCAACGTTGCCGATGATCACATCGATTGGCACGGCAGCTTCCTGGAGTATGCGGCGGACAAGGCGAAAGCACTGCTGGCAAACGTGGCCGTGTACGGCGCCGATGACACCGCAGTGATCGAACAGGTCCAGCGACTAGAGGCCTCTCGCCAGTTTGCGGACACGAAGCTGGTCGGCTTCACCTTGGGCGAGCCAGCCGACGGACAGCTGGGCATTCGCGACGGCATGATCGTCGACCGAGCCTTTGGCGAGGACACCAACCTTGCCACCGCGGAAGGAATATCCCCAGCTGGCCCCGCCGGTCAGCTCGATGCTTTGGCTGCTGCAGCAATGTCCCGAGCACTCGGCGCATCCCCAGAAGCGATCGCTGCAGCCTTGGCCACTTTCGAAGTTTCGGGACACCGCGGTCAAGTGGTGCACGAACTGGCAGGTGTGCAGTTCGTTGACAACTCCAAGGCTACGAATCCGCACGCAGCCGATGCTGCCATGCGCGGATTGGACAGCATCATTTGGGTCGCGGGTGGCCAGCTCAAGGACGCGGATGTGTCTGATCTGGTTCGGGCGCACGCGGCGCGCATCAAGCGTGCGGTGCTGCTCGGCGTCGATAAGCAGGTGCTTTCCGACGCCCTTCGCTCGGTTCGCCCGGATCTTCCGATCACCCTCATAGAGGCGACCGACCCTGAAGAAGCAATGACCGACGCTGTCTCCGCGGCCGCGGAAGCGATGGCGCCGGGTGATGTTGTGCTGCTCGCACCCGCTGCTGCTTCCCTGGACATGTACACCGGCATGGGGCAGCGCGGCGATATGTTTGCCGCTGCTGCGCGGAACCTCGAACCGGCAGGGGGTGAGAACAATGACGGCGCCTAAAGCGACACCTCGAGAAGGGGTATGGCAGAAGATCACTGGAGTGATTGCTGATCTGCACTCGCGACCGCTGACCAATTACACGATGATCATGATTTCCGTGTCCATGCTGACGGTACTTGGCGTTGTCATGGTGTTCAGCTCTTCAATGGCAACCTCCGTGGTTGACGGTAGTTCCGTGTGGTCGATCGCATCGAGGCAGGCCTTCATGGTGGTTGTCGGATTGGTTGCCATGTGGGTCGCGATGCGAATCCGCCCGGCCACCATCCGAAGATTCGCGCCTTGGTTCATGGCGGTTGCTATCGTGCTGCTCATCGCGGTTCTTATTCCAGGCATTGGTACCGGCCGCGAGGAAGTTGGCTCCCAGTCGTGGATTGCGTTCGGCCCTATTCGCTTCCAGCCATCGGAATTCGCCAAGGTCGCCATCGCGATCTGGGGCGCATCCTTCCTGGGCGTTTCCGATGAAATGATCAAGGCCAATAAACGCTTTAGCATCTTTATCGTGGTGGCCGCCTTCATGACACTGTTGATCATCGCCGAAGGCGATGTCGGTATGGCCATGACCTTCCTCTTGATGGTCGCGGTGGTCCTATTCTTCGCAGGTGTGGACCTGAAAGTGATCATCGGTGCCGCTGGACTTGCGCTGCTTGGACTGGTGGCGATCATGTTGGGCAGCGGTTTCCGCTCCCAGCGTTTCACCGTTTACTTCGATGCTCTCTTCGGCAGGTTCCATGACACCCGAGCGAGTTCCTTCCAGTCCTACCAAGGCTTTCTTTCCCTCGCTGATGGTTCGGCCACTGGCGTTGGCCTGGGCCAGTCGCGTGCAAAATGGTTCTATTTGCCGGAAGCCAAGAACGACTTCATTTTCGCCATCATCGGCGAAGAACTGGGCCTGTGGGGTGGTGCCCTCGTTATCGCCACATTCCTTTGTTTGGCCTACTACGGCATTCGGTGCGCTTTGCAGTCGCACAACAAGTACATGTCGCTGCTGGCGGCCAGCCTGACCATGGGCGTGATCGTGCAAGCATTCATCAACATCGGTTATGTGATCGGCCTGCTGCCAGTGACCGGCATTCAGCTGCCAATGCTCTCGGCAGGTGGCACCTCAGCGATTATCACTTTGGGTTCGATGGGGCTGCTGGCCAGCTGCGCTCGCTATGAACCAGAAGCGATCTCCGCGATGCAGTCCTACGGCCGACCATTCGTAGACCAGGTGCTGAGGCTAAAGGAGCCGGATCTAGCGGATATTGAACAACCACGCCCGTCCCGTCCGCGTACCAAACAGGCACCACGGCGCGAGCCTGTCGTAGGACGAAATGCGGAGCGCCGGGCTGAACCTCGAGACGGCGCCGATGGTAGCGTCGATCGCAGAAGTGAAAAGCGTCGACAGTCATTGCGGCAACAATCTCGCACCCGTCAGACCCCACCAACAGCCGGCGGGCGCCCTGAGCGCAGGAGGAATAGCTAAGCATGACCCATTCTGGATTGTCAGTCCTCGTGGCCGGCGGAGGCACCGCAGGCCACATTGAACCGGCACTGGCAGTGGCGGACGCGCTCGTGGTCAACCATGGGGCGAAGGTGACGGCTCTCGGTACGCCGAAGGGCCTGGAGCGGGAGCTCGTCCCTGCTCGCGGGTTCCCATTGGAGCTTATCGACCCAGTACCAGTACCACGCAAGCCGAGCATCGCATTGCTCAAGCTGCCGTTCCGCGTGGTCAAGGCTGTCAATCAAACCCGCGCCATCTTGGACAAGATCGAAGCCGACGTAGTGGTCGGCTTCGGAGGCTATGTTTCCGCGCCTGCCTACATCGCAGCGAAGCTCAACAAAATCCCGTTCGTCATCCACGAGGCTAACGCCCGAGCCGGCATGGCAAACAAGCTGGGAGTTCGTCTCGGAGGCATCGGCCTCAATGCCGTGGAAAATTCCGGCATGAAGGGCCAAGTTGTCGGCGTCCCTATTTCGTCTTCGCTCGCAGAGCAGCCATCGTGGGAAAAGCGTACCGCCGGGTTTGCCAAATGGGGGCTTGACTCCGCTAAGAAGACGCTGCTCGTCACTGGTGGTTCCCAGGGAGCGCGTTCGATTAACAACGCTATGGCCGAGTGCGTGGAAGACATCGTCGGTGCCGGTTTCCAGGTGCTGCACGCCTACGGCAAGAAGAACAAAGAACCAAAGACGATGCCGGGTTATGTCGCGGTGCCTTACATTGAAACCATGGATCTGGCATACGCCGTCGCTGATCTTGTCGTTAGTCGCGCTGGTGCGATGACCGTGGCCGAAGTTACCGCCTCCGGGATCCCAGCGCTGTACGTTCCGCTGCCGCACGGCAACGGCGAACAGGCTCTCAACGCGATGCCGGTGGTCGACGCTGGGGGAGCCCAGCTCATCGACGATGCCGAGCTGACCGGCGACCGACTCGGCGAAAGCGTCATCGCACTGCTTCGCGACGAAGATCTGCGCTCACACATGGTGCGCGCGGCCCAAGCAACCGGCTTCGGACACGCTGCCAACGAAATTGCCGACATCGTGGCCAAGCTCGCTCACAAGTAAAAATTACGAACATCGAAGGAAATAGTCTTACCGTGAATGCACCTATTGACCTGTCTCGGGTTCACCTCATTGGCATCGGCGGCGCCGGCATGTCTGGCTTGGCTCGTATTCTGCTCGACCGCGGGATGACGGTGACGGGGTCTGATGCGAAGGATTCACGGATCGTCTATGCCCTGACTGCGGCTGGTGCGAAGGTGGCCATCGGTCACGCTCGCGAGAACTTGGAGCTGGCGGGAGAGCTGCCAACTGTCGTGGTGACGTCATTTGCCGCGATTCCGCAGGACAACCCTGAGCTAGTCATGGCTCGAGAAGCTGGCATTCCGATTATTCGACGTTCCGACTTGCTTGCCGAGCTCATGGTCGGGTATCAGCAAGTGCTGCTCGCAGGTACGCACGGAAAGACCTCCACAACGTCGATGGCCGTCGTTGCGATGCAGGCAGCGGGCCTGGATCCGAGCTTTGCCATCGGTGGACAGTTGAGCAAGTCCGGCACGAACGCACACCACGGAACTGGTTCTGCTTTTGTTGCAGAAGCAGACGAATCGGATGCCTCTTTGCTGCGCTACGAGCCAACCGTTGCCGTGGTAACCAACATCGAGCCTGATCACTTGGACTATTTCAAGACCCCGGAAGCCTATTTCCAGGTATTCGATGATTTCGCCGATCGCATCTCCGATGAAGGCACATTAGTCGTGTGTTTGGATGACGACCATGCCGCCCGACTGGGCAAGCGCACCGCAGCGCGTGGTATTCGTGTCCTGGGCTATGGCACCTCTGAGGCGATCGCCCGCCACCCTGAAGTTCCGGTGGGCGTGGAGATCGTGAGCCGCCAGTCGACTGATTTCGGCTCCGCCGTCATCATGCGGGTGGAAGACCAAGACTTTGACATTGACCTGCACATTCCTGGCGCACATATGGCGCTTAATGCCGCTGCTGCACTGCTTGCCGGCCGACTCGTCGGCGGTGAGCTGGACAAGCTGGCAGCAGGCCTTGGAGCCTTTACCGGCGTGCGCCGTCGCTTCGAGCACCGTGGCACTATCACTGCCGGCGAGTTCGAAGGGGTACGCGTGTTCGATGACTATGCGCACCACCCAACTGAGGTTGAGGCAGTGCTCACCGCCGCCCAGCAGAAAGTCGCCGCCGAAGGCTCCGGCCGGGTAATCGTGGCGTTCCAGCCGCACCTGTACTCCCGAACCATCGAGTTCGCAGCAGAATTTGCCGAGGCGTTGTCCTTGGCTGACCAGGTGATCGTCCTGGAGATCTACGGTGCGCGTGAGGAACCAGTTGAGGGGGTCACGGGCGAAATCATCTCCGAGAAGGTGACTAAGCCAGTGACCTATGTGGCAGATTTTGACAAGGTGGCTGCTGCCGTCAAGGACGTCGCAAAGCCAGGCGACCTCATTCTCACCATGGGTGCGGGCAGCGTCACCCACGCCGCGCCGGAAATTCTGCGCGAGCTGGCGTAAGCCGATGAAAGTTTCTCGCAAGGTGGGGTTCGGCGTTGCCGGGGCGGTAATTCTGCTCGCGCTGGTGACAACTCTGGTGTTGCTGTTCGTGCCGCTATTCCAAGTGTCGAATTTCAAGGTCAACGGCAACGCCAATACCAGTCAGACCGATGTTGAGACCGCCACGGGCATCGCGATGGGGACACCCTTAGTTCGAGCGAACACTCATCAGGCTGCGCAGAATGTGGCGCAGCTGCCGTGGATCGCGAAGGTCAGCGTTGACCGGGCTTTTCCGAACTCCGTGCAGGTCAACATCGAAGAGCGCCAAGCGGTGTTGTTCGCGCAGCGTGGCGACGGGCCGCACCTTTTCGACGCCACCGGCCGTCCCTTCGTGATTGAAAATCCCCCAATCGGGTGCGTCGAAGTCACGGGAACCAAAGACGATGATCCGGCATTGTTCGCCGATATCGCCACTGCCGTCGAAGCTCTTGATCCGGGCGCCCGCGTGCAACTGGAGCGTGTGGACGCGCCCAGCAAGTACGAGTTGCGACTGTTTTTCGCGGGTGGCAAGGAAGTGTATTGGGGCTCTGTTACGCAGGCTCACGATAAGGCAAAAGCTACTTCTACGGTGATTCAGCGGGAGGGAAATCGCTGGAATGTCAGTGCGCCTGGCATGGTCACGCTGATTCCGTAGGATGGGTGCTGTGTCCGTGGGAAACAGCACGTCAAAACCCTAAACCTCTAGTTGAGGGTACCGACACGCGGGGTGAAATGTCCGAGCCTTTTCGCCCGTTGTGCATGAAGATGGAAACCACGAACGCACCCACCTTGTGGGCGGCGAATCGGTGGCCGTTTACTGCCCACACATCCTCAGCGAGCAAACCCTCAAGATAAAACTTCGAAAGGCGAGAGAAAACACATGACCTCACCGAACAACTACCTGGCCGTTATCAAGGTCGTCGGCGTCGGCGGCGGTGGCGTCAACGCTGTCAATCGCATGATCGAGGAAGGTCTGAAGGGCGTCGAGTTTATTGCCATCAACACCGACTCTCAGGCGCTGATGTTCTCCGACGCTGACGTGAAGCTAGACATCGGCCGCGAGGCCACCCGCGGCCTGGGCGCAGGCGCGAACCCTGAGGTCGGTCGCGCATCCGCTGAGGATCACAAGTCTGAGATCGAAGAGACTCTCAAGGGTGCTGACATGGTCTTCGTCACCGCAGGTGAGGGTGGCGGCACGGGCACCGGCGCGGCCCCAGTAGTAGCCAACATCGCTAAGAAGCAGGGCGCGCTGACCGTGGGCGTAGTCACCCGACCATTCAAGTTTGAGGGCCAGCGCCGCACCAAGCAGGCCATCGAGGGTATTGAAGCTCTCCGCGAGGTGTGCGACACTCTCATCGTCATCCCGAACGATCGCCTCTTGCAACTTGGCGACGCTTCCCTGTCCATGATGGACGCCTTCCGCTCCGCTGACGAAGTTCTCTACAACGGTGTGCAGGGTATTACCTCCCTGATCACCACCCCTGGCGTGATCAACGTGGACTTCGCCGATGTCCGCTCCGTCATGGCAGACGCTGGTTCCGCACTCATGGGCATCGGTTCCGCACGCGGCGAGAACCGCGCCGTTAACGCTGCTGAGCAGGCTATCAACTCGCCACTGCTCGAGTCCACCATGCAGGGCGCTAAGGGCGTGCTGCTGTCCTTCGCTGGTGGTTCCGACCTTGGTCTGCTGGAAGTCCACCAGGCCGCTGAGATGGTTCAGCAGCAGGCCGACCCAGAGGTCAACCTGATCTTCGGTACCATCATCGACGACAACCTCGGCGACGAAGTCCGCGTTACTGTTGTCGCAGCTGGCTTCGATGGCACTGCTAACAACACCGCCCAGATCAACGCCGCTGGCGCCAACGCTGCCGTTGCCGCCCCTGCTGCGCCTCAGGCCACCCCAGCTCCAGCTGCCGGTTCCGGTCTGTTCCACGAGGATGCAGCGGCTGCGCAAGAGCCAGCTCGTGAGGAATCCGACTACGATCGTCGCGCTGAGGCTGCACGTCACCGTCTGGACGCCGAGCGTGGTGGCCTGTACACCGATGCGCGTGACCGCGATCGTGATCGTGGCTACGAGCGCCGTGAGCGTCGTGGTGAGCGTCGCGACGACCGTCGTGATGATTTCGGCGACGATCTCGGAGTGCCAAGCTTCCTCCGCTAAAATTGTCAGGCATGGCCCTGACTAAAGATTTCCGCCCCGTCCGCAAGGTGTTCACTAACCGTGCGGGCGGGGTTTCTGCTGCGCCCTATGACTCCTTCAACCTTGGCGATCATGTCGGCGATGATCCGGCCGCAGTGGCCGCCAACCGCGCTCGACTCGCCTCGATCCTCGAATTGCCGGCCGAGCGGCTGGTCTGGATGGAGCAGATTCACTCCAACACAGTGACCGTGGTGGACGGGCCGGTCACTGAACCTGTAGAGGCTACCGACGCGATCGTGACCACTGTCCGCGAACTAGCGCTGGTGGTCCTGACCGCCGATTGCGTACCGCTGTTGCTTTCCGACGACCAAGCCGGCGTCATCGCTGCCGTCCATGCCGGGCGCATGAGTGCCCGCAATGGCATCGTGGCAAAGACTGTCTCTGCCATGGTGGAGCTCGGCGCGGAGCCAGCTCGAATTCATGCCTTGATGGGCGCAGCAGCCTCCGGAAAGAACTATGAGGTCCCGGAGCATATGGCTAACGACGTGGAATCCAAGCTGCCCGGATCCAAGGTACGCACCGCCAAAGGGACCTGGGGGCTAGATATTCGCGCAGGCCTGATCCGCCAGCTGCTGTCGCTGGGCGTGCAAGCGATCGATTCCGATCCGCGCTGCACCATCGACGAAGAATCCTTCTTCTCCTACCGCAGAGAAGGAGTCACCGGGCGTCAAGCAGGAATCGTGTGGTTGCCATGAGTCGCGAAGAGGAACTTGCTGAGCGCCTCCAAGCCGTTCGTGAGCGCATCGCAGCTGCCGAGCAAGCAGCTGGGCGGGAAAGTGGTTCAGTTCGGCTGCTGCCCGTGACCAAATTTCACCCAGCGTCCGACATCGCTACGCTACGCGAGCTAGGGGTGACCGCGGTGGCTGAAAACCGCGAACAGGAAGCGCGCGACAAGGCAGCGGCAGTCCCTGATGTCGACATCCACATGATCGGCCAGATTCAAACCAAGAAGGCAAACTCCGTTGCTCGGTGGGCCGCGTGCGTGCACTCTGTAGATTCGGTACGGCTGGCCGAGGCACTCGATCGAGGCATGGCACTCGCGATCGAGCGGGGAGACCGTCCGGCCGATGAGCTACCGTGCCTCATCCAGCTCAGCCTGGACGGCGACACCAGTCGCGGGGGAGTGGCGGCCGATGGCGTCGATAAGCTGGCTGATTTCCTTGCCAACGCCGATCATCTCACCTTCGCTGGGCTGATGTGTGTGCCCCCGCGGGAGTGGGAGGCACGAGCGGCATTTTCGCAGGCAGCGGAGGTTCTGCACGGCTTGGAGAGTAGGTTTGGTCGCACGCTGGAATTCTCGGCGGGCATGTCAGGGGACTTGGCGGAGGCGATTGCGTGTGGATCGACAATCGTGCGTGTCGGAACAGCAATCTTGGGGCCTCGGCCGCTACCGTAAAACACACAGCACGCTGCACAGCACACTCACTGCTCGAAAAGGAAAAATATGTCTGGTGTACAAAAGTTCAAGGAATTCTTCGGTCTCGCTCCATTCGAAGGCGAAGACGAGGCGTACTACTCTGATGAGCGCCGTTACGACGCTGCCCCTGCGTACTCCGCAGAAGCTACCGCTCGCGCCTACGAGCCAGCTCCCCGAGCTTATGAACCAACCATCGTTCCAGTCGTGATCTCTGCTTACTCCGAGGCTACCCAGATTGGTGATCCTTTCCGCGATGGTGACGCAGTTGTCTTCGACATCGACCGGATGCCTACCGACGACGCACGCCGCATCGTCGACTTCGCCGCCGGCTTGTGCTTCGCGCTCCGCGGTCGCATGGAGAAGCTGGACACCCGCGTCTTCGCAATCGTCCCAGAGAACGCAGACATCACCGGCTACGAGCTGAAGCGAGCAGCACGCCTGGGCTAATCCCGGTAGCTGTCGCAGTGCAGCGACTTTGTTTTTTGAGCGTCCATCTTGGCTTTTATTAAGCCGGGATGGACGTTTTGTTTCTTGATTTCCGTGATTTCGGCTATGTGGAACCGGCTATTCGGAGTAGAGAATGTGCTACCAGAGTGGCGACTTCGATGGAATAGACATAACAGCGCATAGCTTCCTCCCGGCCGCGGCCGGGGCAGGCCGCCCACGCCTCTGCGAAAAGTCCACAGTCCATTCCAGCTATATAGATCCAGCTATTGGGAGTAGTGGATCTGCTATTTTTCCAATGAGGGTTGATGTAGCACAATTGCGACCCCGAATAGCCGGTTCCACATAGCCGGTTTTGCTAAAGGCGTGGCTGGTCGAGTGGCAGCCGCGTGATACCCTCATTTGAACACTGTTCAAGAATCTAAAGGGGTAGTGATGGAAACGCCACTTGACGTGCTTATTATCGGCGCAGGAATCTCTGGAATTGCCCTTGGCTGTGAGCTGGCGAAGCGGCCGGAGATTAACTTTAGGATCGTGGACAAGCGCGATCGAGTTGGTGGCACCTGGGACATTTTCACCTACCCGGGGGTCCGCAGCGACAGTGAAATGGACTCCTACCGATTCTCTTTCGCACCTTGGCGTGGGACTAGGCCGCTGGGCGCCGGCGCGGAAATCCGTGACTACCTGGAAGAAGTCGCACGCGATCATGGCTTGCTAGGGAAGACTCAATTCACAACGGAGGTGTTCAGCGCGCAGTGGAGCAGCTGCGACAACGCTTGGCAGGTGAAAACGAATCGGGATACGCTCTGGGCGCGTCACCTCCATGTCGCCGGTGGTTACTTCAATCATGAACACGGCTACGTGCCAGACTTTGAGGGGCGAAACGAGTTCCGTGGGGACTTCGTCGAGCCACAGAACTGGCCGAAGGACCTTGACTGGGCAGGTAAGAACGTGGTGGTCATCGGTTCCGGCGCCACTGCCGCCAGCCTCATTCCCGAGTTGGCAAAGACGGCCAATGTCACCATGCTGCAGCGCACTCCGAGTCACATGGCACCTATGCCGAACCTTGCCTTCAAAGGTCCCGACAAACTGCACAGGCTCCGCGCCATCGCTCTGAACCAACTCATCGTCGCACTTGCCGATAAAGCCCCCAGACTGCTGAATAAAGCGCTCGCGGCGCAGCGGGCGCGCATCCTGCCACCGCAACACCGGGCCGACTTCCAACCCGATTATCCTGTCTGGGATCAGCGCGTCTGTCGAATCCCCGACGGCGATCTCTTTCACCTCATCGCGCGCGGCCAGGTGCAGGTGGTCACCGATGGCGTCGACAAGCTCACAGCCCACGGGGTGCGCACCCACGGCGGCCGCGAGCTACCCGCAGACATCATAGTCAGCGCCACCGGCCTGCAGTTGCAAGCGCTGGGCGGGATCTCGCTTGAGGTTGACGGGCGGGCGGTGGAGCTCGGGCAGACCCCGGCGTACCGGGGATGCCTGCTTTTCGACGTCCCGAACCTCTCCTTCACCATGGGGTATGTCAACGAATCCTTCACTCTCCGTTCGGAGTTGGTGGCGGAGTTTGTCGCCAAGGTGATTGACCTTGCGAGGCAGGGCAGCGGGGTAGTGCGGCCAACTGCGCGACCAGGAGTGGGCCAGGTGCCCATCATTGATCTGAAATCCAGCTACGTGCAACGAGGGATCGCAGCCTTTCCCTATGCGACCGAGCAGGAGCCGTACGCGCTGCACAACAACCACTTCCGTGAAGTTCAAGCATTTCGAGATTGTGATCTTGCCGGGCTCGACTTCGGTTTTACCTACCTGGCTGGAATCCGCGCGAAGATCACGGGCCCCATCGATGGCGAGCCGATTGTCTTGATCCACGGCATAGGTCGGTCATTGGAAGACTTCGACCTCATTTCCTTGCCTGGAAAACGGGTGATCGCGCTTGACATTCCGGGATTCGGTGCCACGCCGGGGTTAGAAAACCCCACTATGTCAGGCATAGTTGAAGCGCTGTGGACAGCAGTGGACGCACTCGACGTGACAGGCAACGTCACGCTGGTCGGAAACTCGCTTGGCGGCGCGCTCGCGATGCGGATGGCACTTGCTCGACCTGAAAGTGTCGGTCGCGTGGTACTGCTGGCACCCAGTGGATTTAGTGAAGACATCACTTCATCAGTCCGCATCGCGGCGTTGCCGGTGGGGCGAGCCTTTCTGGCGCTTGCTACCGGGCCACTGCTGGAAAAGGTCGAAGGCAAAGTGGTTAGCGATCCAGAGCTGGTGACCGTTGACCGGCTGAGCATCGCACGCCGAACTGCCCGCAATTCGGACTACGCCAGAACCTTCATCGCGTTGTCGAAGGAGCTGGTCCGCGTGCCGCAAGCAGAGCGAAAGGCAACAGCGCGGGCTTTTGGGAAACTCGGTGTGCCAACCCACGTGCTGTGGGGTGACAGGGACGCCATTCTTCCCGTATCCCATTTAGATGCCGTGCGCGAAGCTATCCCGCACGCACAGATCACTGAACTAGCCGGGGTGGGGCACATCCTGCAGCGGGAATGCCCAGCACAAGTGTGTGATGCTGTGGTGGCAAGCGGTGATGACGTAGTGTCTTGAGAGTGACCGCTATCGCTTCCGTTCTCGTCCTGATATTGACGATCTATCTGTACCTGCTGATCGCCCGCATCCTGATTGAGATGATTCAGTCCTTTTCCCGACAGTTCCGCCCGCCACAATGGTTCGCCGTGCTCGCTGAGCCGATCTTCGTCGTAACTGACCCTCCGGTGAAAGCATTGCGCCGCCTAATTCCGCCAGTTCGCATGGGAGGGGTAGCACTTGACGTGTCAATTTTAGTGCTATTTATTCTCATTCAATTGTTGATTTGGGTTCTTAGTTCAATCTAAAAACGCAGTTCATCACGCGTCTTTGTGACGCAAATGCTAAATTATGAAGTAATTTCTATTTAAACTTGAAGTAGAAAACTCGGCGCTTAGTCGGGGTTTCGCTACCCTTGTTTGAAAGAATTAACTAGACTGTAAAGAAATTTGCTGTGGAATCGCCCGCAGCGTGCCTCCAAAACCTTTGGGGGCTGCAAAAGTATCGCGAAGGGAACCGTCAATGCCGCTGACTCCAGCTGACGTGCACAATGTCGCCTTTAGCAAGCCTCCAATCGGTAAGCGTGGCTACAACGAGGATGAAGTCGACCAGTTCCTCGACCTGGTCGAGGACACTCTCGCTCAACTCCAGGAGGAAAACGATGTCCTCCGCCAAAAGGTAGAGGCACTGGAAAAGGGTGGCGCAAAGCCGGCTGCAGCTGCAGCAGCCCCTTCCGTCAATACTGCAGAAGTTGAAGCTGCCAAGAAGAAGGCTGTTGCTGACGCTGAGGCAAAGGTTCGCTCCGAGTTTGAGAAGAAGCTTGCTGACGCCGAAGCTGCTAACAAGAAGCTTCAGGACGAGGCCAAGAAGGCTCGCGAAGAAGCACAGGCAGCCAAGGAAGAAGCCAAGAAGGCTGGCACCAAGTCCGCAGCCGTTGCTCCTGCAGCTGCTGCAGCCGTCGCAGGCGCTGGTGTTGGTGCAGCAGGTGTTGCCACCGCTGACACCCACATGCAGGCAGCTCGCGTCCTGGGTCTGGCTCAGGAAATGTCTGACCGCCTCACTAGCGAAGCTCGCGCAGAGTCCAAGTCCATGCTGGACGAGGCACGCGCAGCTGCTGAGAAGACGATCAACGATGCAAACTCTGCTTCCGCAGCCACCCTCTCTGAGGCTCGCGCCAAGGCAGACAAGCTGACCGCTGAGGCTGATGAGAAGGCTAAGACGATGATCGCCGATGCCACTCAGCGCTCCGAAAAGATGGTCGCCGACGCCACCGCAAAGTCCGAGACTCAGGTCAAGCAGGCAGAAGACAAGGCCAACGCACTGCAGGCCGATGCGGAGCGCAAGCACACCGAGATCATGGCTACCGTCAAGCAGCAGCAGACTGTGCTTGAGGGCCGTATCTCCGAGCTGCGCACCTTCGAGCGTGAGTACCGCACCCGCATGAAGACCCTTCTCGAGACCCAGCTGGAAGAGCTCGTCTCCCGTGGTCCTGCCGCTCCGAACGGCAACCCAGAC
It encodes the following:
- a CDS encoding DivIVA domain-containing protein, whose product is MPLTPADVHNVAFSKPPIGKRGYNEDEVDQFLDLVEDTLAQLQEENDVLRQKVEALEKGGAKPAAAAAAPSVNTAEVEAAKKKAVADAEAKVRSEFEKKLADAEAANKKLQDEAKKAREEAQAAKEEAKKAGTKSAAVAPAAAAAVAGAGVGAAGVATADTHMQAARVLGLAQEMSDRLTSEARAESKSMLDEARAAAEKTINDANSASAATLSEARAKADKLTAEADEKAKTMIADATQRSEKMVADATAKSETQVKQAEDKANALQADAERKHTEIMATVKQQQTVLEGRISELRTFEREYRTRMKTLLETQLEELVSRGPAAPNGNPDQK
- a CDS encoding cell division protein SepF, which gives rise to MSGVQKFKEFFGLAPFEGEDEAYYSDERRYDAAPAYSAEATARAYEPAPRAYEPTIVPVVISAYSEATQIGDPFRDGDAVVFDIDRMPTDDARRIVDFAAGLCFALRGRMEKLDTRVFAIVPENADITGYELKRAARLG
- the ftsZ gene encoding cell division protein FtsZ; the protein is MTSPNNYLAVIKVVGVGGGGVNAVNRMIEEGLKGVEFIAINTDSQALMFSDADVKLDIGREATRGLGAGANPEVGRASAEDHKSEIEETLKGADMVFVTAGEGGGTGTGAAPVVANIAKKQGALTVGVVTRPFKFEGQRRTKQAIEGIEALREVCDTLIVIPNDRLLQLGDASLSMMDAFRSADEVLYNGVQGITSLITTPGVINVDFADVRSVMADAGSALMGIGSARGENRAVNAAEQAINSPLLESTMQGAKGVLLSFAGGSDLGLLEVHQAAEMVQQQADPEVNLIFGTIIDDNLGDEVRVTVVAAGFDGTANNTAQINAAGANAAVAAPAAPQATPAPAAGSGLFHEDAAAAQEPAREESDYDRRAEAARHRLDAERGGLYTDARDRDRDRGYERRERRGERRDDRRDDFGDDLGVPSFLR
- a CDS encoding alpha/beta fold hydrolase, whose product is METPLDVLIIGAGISGIALGCELAKRPEINFRIVDKRDRVGGTWDIFTYPGVRSDSEMDSYRFSFAPWRGTRPLGAGAEIRDYLEEVARDHGLLGKTQFTTEVFSAQWSSCDNAWQVKTNRDTLWARHLHVAGGYFNHEHGYVPDFEGRNEFRGDFVEPQNWPKDLDWAGKNVVVIGSGATAASLIPELAKTANVTMLQRTPSHMAPMPNLAFKGPDKLHRLRAIALNQLIVALADKAPRLLNKALAAQRARILPPQHRADFQPDYPVWDQRVCRIPDGDLFHLIARGQVQVVTDGVDKLTAHGVRTHGGRELPADIIVSATGLQLQALGGISLEVDGRAVELGQTPAYRGCLLFDVPNLSFTMGYVNESFTLRSELVAEFVAKVIDLARQGSGVVRPTARPGVGQVPIIDLKSSYVQRGIAAFPYATEQEPYALHNNHFREVQAFRDCDLAGLDFGFTYLAGIRAKITGPIDGEPIVLIHGIGRSLEDFDLISLPGKRVIALDIPGFGATPGLENPTMSGIVEALWTAVDALDVTGNVTLVGNSLGGALAMRMALARPESVGRVVLLAPSGFSEDITSSVRIAALPVGRAFLALATGPLLEKVEGKVVSDPELVTVDRLSIARRTARNSDYARTFIALSKELVRVPQAERKATARAFGKLGVPTHVLWGDRDAILPVSHLDAVREAIPHAQITELAGVGHILQRECPAQVCDAVVASGDDVVS
- the pgeF gene encoding peptidoglycan editing factor PgeF — translated: MALTKDFRPVRKVFTNRAGGVSAAPYDSFNLGDHVGDDPAAVAANRARLASILELPAERLVWMEQIHSNTVTVVDGPVTEPVEATDAIVTTVRELALVVLTADCVPLLLSDDQAGVIAAVHAGRMSARNGIVAKTVSAMVELGAEPARIHALMGAAASGKNYEVPEHMANDVESKLPGSKVRTAKGTWGLDIRAGLIRQLLSLGVQAIDSDPRCTIDEESFFSYRREGVTGRQAGIVWLP
- a CDS encoding YggT family protein, translating into MTAIASVLVLILTIYLYLLIARILIEMIQSFSRQFRPPQWFAVLAEPIFVVTDPPVKALRRLIPPVRMGGVALDVSILVLFILIQLLIWVLSSI
- a CDS encoding YggS family pyridoxal phosphate-dependent enzyme, with translation MSREEELAERLQAVRERIAAAEQAAGRESGSVRLLPVTKFHPASDIATLRELGVTAVAENREQEARDKAAAVPDVDIHMIGQIQTKKANSVARWAACVHSVDSVRLAEALDRGMALAIERGDRPADELPCLIQLSLDGDTSRGGVAADGVDKLADFLANADHLTFAGLMCVPPREWEARAAFSQAAEVLHGLESRFGRTLEFSAGMSGDLAEAIACGSTIVRVGTAILGPRPLP